The DNA region TCCTGAGTCatgagtttttaaagtttctaaTTCATCTTTTAATTAGAGACGAGATTTGACTACCTAGTACTAATGataccaacaggatcctctccggattcttTTGGTGGGGATCCTGGAGATTCGTAAATCGtatttgttcatcgtacatcgtacaatcagtttttgttaggtattatttgtatttaattttaaataaaaatatttaaaatgatttctaaccgcacaatgtacgatgaacgaatatgattCACGGATTTTCAGGATCCTCATAAAAAGGATCCGGATTCCTAGTAATATTCTTATTTGTTTGTAAGTGGGAGGAGGTATTAGGTTTGACGACAAGCTTAAAACTTGTTGATCAAATCTCATATCTTATTAAACAGTGTCTGTAGGATAACATGGTTTATGTTGTCATATAGTATTACTCTTAGGTGATATTCATTTTTACTTGTAAATGAAgagttttaagtttgtttgTCGTAATAAACTTTTACCAAAAACAAgaatcaataaacaaaaaacaagtAAACACAACATGGTGGTCCAATGGTTTGGACGAATTCCAGGACCATATATCAAATGGCATGTTCTAAGTTCAATCTTTGTTGTTGATGAATCATATGATGGTGTTCATGAGAGGATAAAATTCTCTGTGAGTCTTTCCAACCACCGACAATATAAACTGTTGTGATGAAGCCACTAGCTGATCCTATTTTACGAGAAGAATAAACCAAAACGAGTGGTGAACTGCAGAATAAAAAATGAGTGCATTTTCCATCGGAAAAATATTGCAAGAGATTTAATGATTGGGCTTGGTGGTGCCGCCAAAAACTAGCGGGCCCACTCAGAAACCGAAACCCTTTGCCCTCGCGAGTCATCGTCTCTCTATACGCCGCTGCGTCTGCGTTACGAATTTGCTAAGACATCATATTTTTATCCGTTTCAGAGCTTCTAGTCTCCGCCGACAAACCCGAAACATGTCACCGGCTCCACTGGTTGAGCCCGAAGCCGTCGCCGCCGAAGAGGTTGTCTCCGGCGACCAGCTTCTCAAGAACTCTAATCAGGTAAAGCTCCTCCCTTTGTTTAAAGTACCCATTTTTTGTTTGGTCTATATATGTTTCGATTTCCGAGCTGCTACTGTTGTCagaccaaggaagaagaggaagtcgTGGTCGAGGACGTCAAGGACGACGACAAGGACGAGGACGAGGACGATGAGGACGACGATGATGACGACGATGATGACAAGGAAGACGGCGGTCAAggtttgtccttttttttttttgctgttctTATCCTTTCGATTGCTTGGAGTTTTGGATTTTCCATGGATGTCTTTGCGTTTTTTAAGGGCATGTTTGATTGGTAGGAGCATATAGAGGGTGAAAATATTAGACTTTTGCAAAAGCTATGGAAATAATGAGAGCATAACAGGTAGCTCGAGTGATTTTGATGTTAATTTTGAAGTGTTTTCGGTAGAACCCAAAAGCCGAATCGTAGTTCTGTTTGTTGTAAACtataaagattcaaactttttcATTCATTTATACAGTATTTTTTGCTGCTCAATCCCAATGAGTATGTATTATAACAGGTGGAAATGAGTCATCGAAACAGAGCAGAAGCGAGAAGAAGAGTCGGAAGGCAATGCTGAAGCTGGGTATGAAGCCTGTTACTGGTGTTAGCAGGGTTACAATCAAGAAGACCAAAAACGTAAGTTGCTGTCTGATTTCCGGTTTGTGAAGTTGAGATATGGTTATGGGACGGTCGATGTTGATTGGTTGttctttttttgtgtgtttcagATGCTGTTTGTTATATCGAAACCCGATGCCTTCAAGAGTCCAAACTCCGATACCTATGTGATATTTGGCGAGGCCAAGATTGAGGATTTGAGCTCTCAGCTGCAGACACAAGCTGCCCAGCAGTTCAGGATGCCGGACATGAGTTCTGTGATGGGGAAACCAGAGATTTCTGGAGCAGCTGCCGGACCTCAGGCagatgaagaagaggaagaggttgATGAAACCGGGGTGGAACCTAAGGACATTGATTTGGTCATGACACAGGCCGGGGTGTCAAGGAGCAAAGCTGTCAAGGCTCTCAAGACTCACAGCGGGGACATTGTCAGCGCCATCATGGAGCTCACCACTTAATTTGTTATCCTCGTGCTCGTTGTCAGTTGATGATGAGTTTTTTTGAGTCTGTCGGTCGTTAGCTATTGTTGTCCAAACGGACGCTCGTCTATGTGTGGATTTATggtgcttttcttttcttttgtggaCTCAAAGACATTGGTAGTGAGGTCTGCTGGTTTGCTGATGCGCCTTCGCTCCTATGTCATGAGTTTTTAAGGTTTCTATTTCGTCTTTTAATTCTTCCACATTAGAGTTGTCTCCTGCAATTTGCTCGATCTCGCTTTGCTTTGTCAATGACATAGATCGAACCCTGGGGTTGTTTGGCAGTGAGTCTTAGTGCTCGTTTAGATGTGCTttttaaatgattgaaaacgtttctgatgaaaatgtttttagaacaaatcatttgtaaaaatacaagtaaattcTGAAAATGCACTTAAATGCTTCTTacagaaagcactttaagtgcttttgaaatcAAAAATCACCATCTCTAAAAGCGTtatcagtcattttaaaagcactatTTTGTGGAGGACGTGGAATCGATGCCCTAAAAGGAGCGACATGTGCAAGATTAATTCACCCTAACAACATGTGCGAATGAACGTGTAATgaaatgcatgcatgcatccaTGCACCTGCCCACACACTGTCGAAGACTTGATCGTAATTACATAATTGTAGAACACATACGTTCCGAAATATTCAAATTAAGTTCACAAACTTTGTACAAAAATATCGCATCCAGAGTCATTTAGTTTGGAAATAAGCAAAAGAGGAAAGAGGAATCATCCACCACCCAGGAAGGGATGTTTTCTTTCCAGCATCAGGTTCCTCACTTCTGCCCCCAAACCTCCTCCTTCATGACATGTTCCCAATCCGAGGAAGAGCTATCGTACCAACCTGCCGGAAGCAGATTCCCAGGCCTGTTGATCTTCTGATTATCTGTCGGTGGACCGCCCAAGAACAGATGGAATTCCTTAGCAGCCACCATATTATCTTCACTACTGCCAGCTTCATGACTCTGCAAAATAGGTTGCTCCTTCAGTTCTGAACCTTCACCCTCCGATGTCTTGCTAATAAACGGCCAGGGGTTTCTCATACCAGCATACCCAAGCCCACCAGTTTCCGGCAGTTGCTGCCCTTCTGAATGCATGTAAGAGTTGTCAATCCGGGATTTAAGGATCTGAAGCCTCGACATAACAGAATCCTCACAGTCGTTTCCCTCGTCGGTTGTGCTAGAATGAGTAGAATCCTGGATGTTGAACTCGGGCATTAAGCTATAACTCGTGCTAGGTGCAACTGCAGATATCTTGGGGTCTGGAAGATGTTGCCCTTCAGTATGCAAGTCAGCGTAGTTTTCAATCCGGGATTTGAGGATATGAAGTCTGGACAGAACAGAAGCCTCGCAATCGTTTGATTGGCTGGTAGTGATTGACATGGAAGAATCCTGGAAGTTGAACTCAGGTCCCAAGAAATCACTTGCGTTGGGTGCAATTACGTCAATCTTGGGTTCAAGACACACATCGGAGCTGGATGATTCCTCCATATTGGCAGAACTAATGAATTTCGATTTCTCAACCCGGTCTCTTATGATATGAAATCTGGCCATAACAGAAGCCTCGTCATAATCATCTGTTATCCCAACTGTATCTGATGCAGGAGAATCCTGAATGGAAATACCATGTGATGATGAGCTACCATTTACTTCAGATGGAATATTATCACCCTTGTTTGGTTCAGAAACCTTGGAGCTGGATTCGCCCCCATTGGCAGCACCAATCAAATTTGAGTTCTCAATACGGTCCCTTAAGATACGAAATCTGGCCAATACATCATCTTCCTGGCTTAATACAGGTAAAtcctggagacttgaaattggacaaTCATGAGCATCAGGCGTCAATGGGTTAACTGGGTTTGAATCAGGGGAAACCTCAGACATTGATTGCTTCATCATATCTGCATTATATTCAAAGCCGTCAGAAacacaatcataaaataaagatAAGATCAAAGTTTCTTGTTTATAGGTTATAAAACTATGGCAGTAATGTAAGAGCATTAACCTTTGGATTTCTCTGCCTTGCACTTATCCATTTCTATCTTTGTACGATTAAAACGAGCTTTGTAATTAATGGAACATAATACAGCTTCAGCCTCGAGCCATAGGTCCTTGTACAAGAGGGCTTGAGGGTCTGTTTCTTCAGCATGAAAATTCTCACTAAGAATCTTCTTTATAGCCTACAAAACCAAGGTCCATGGCAATAACTAACTAATTTTTTGTACTTCCTCATCCCTCAACGGCAAGAAATATAACTTGACATTTTACTTTATCAAGCTAGGTATAGGGGTACCTGAGTCATTTTATCTTCTTTCGCCATGTTTTTGTCACTTTTCACAGAAACAGAACCTACAACTTTATCCTGAATTTTAGAGGCAGATGCCAATGGAGCCCTGTCTGCATTCACAACCTGAAGAAATTATTCAGCCAAGCAAAACATTATTATAGAGTATGAGGTGGTAAACTCTCCGCTATTCATTTGAAAATGAAGTCCAAAATAAGATTCCAAAAACTTAAGCAGCATACCTTGTTATGCTCTGTAAACTCTCCGTTACACTGAGAAGTGTTTTGCAGGAACAATGGCATTTCCTGTGTCGGTGACAATTTCTCACCATCCTTTGATATGCAGATATGCAGGTTATTGATCACAGCTTTTATGGTctcaatatcatttttcttcaatTGAACCAAGCCATATGAACAATTACTAAGCAGCAATTCTGACAAGTTATTCATTGTATCAACCAGCATCTGTGCACCCACTTTTGGCATAGAATCTTCCCCATCAGATTTGGAAAGCTTAGTAGGTGCATCCTCCACAGACGAACACAATATATTTTCTACAGCATGAGAAGGCACATGCACCGAACCATATTCCATAGTGTCACTGACATTCAGTTTAAAATCTGGACCACAAGTCAatgttgttttctttatttccgTTGCTAATCCGTCTTCTCCACCACAACCTTGTTCCATTGTATGAGAATGGCCAAAGAGACCAAAGGAATTTTCCCCACTCCCTGATTTATGGAGGACATTTCTGTAACTTTGAGGTCCTCTACCATGGCTTGTTTCTGAGTTATAAGTGGTCTTCGCGGTATCATCTAACTTATGTTCTCCAAAAGCTGAGTTTTCAACTGAATATCTCTTCAAAGGAAGGGTCACACCCTTTTCCAGCCACCCAAGATCATGGTATTCAACGGTGTTCTTGATAGGCTTTTGGGAGGAAACATCTTCCGCAGCCTTTAGTGGAAACATCAGTGGCATTGGAAAATGCAAACCATTGTAGTCCTCTAGTTTCTTTAACTGTTCTGGAACCCcttcttcagaggattcaaaTGGAGAAAACCGACTACCAGGAACTCCTTTCCAGCAAGGCGAGTCCACAGCTGGATTATTAGGATCTACATTGTCAGATGAACTCGGAAAACAATTGACGGTTTCATTTGTATTAACTGACACATTAAAACCACCAGGACTAACATGAGGATTTTCAAGTCCAGACTTCGCTTTAAACACATGATCCCATGGACTCTTGTTGAGACTTCTATTATTTAACAGCTCTTCATTTCTTTTTGCAAAGAAGCTATCATTTATTCCAAGAAGACTGTCAAATTGGCTTGAACTGAAACGACAGTTGCCTTCAGAAACTTGTAGCAGACGAGACTCTTGTACACTAGAGGGATAATAATCATCACGATCTGTCTCAGCAGCATCACTTCTGAAATTCAACCTTTTGAACAGACCTATCTCTGGTTCTGAAGATTTAGTGCCAATAGCTGGTATTCTAGTGGCAAAGGCAGAAGAAGACTTTGAAGTGGACGAAATATCATCCATACTAGCATCATGCTGTTGTTGCTCAGAGAACACACTGTACGGTGTTTTACAGTTTGTGGTGTTCGTGATAAATTGTGAGGATGATGCCTTAGGATGGGTTTCTGGAACTGCTGAAAAGGATCCCGTGACAGATTTTGAAAAGTCAGCAGGGATGAATTTGGAATTTTTCGCCACAAAGGATTTATCACCTAAGTGCTCTGCACTTACAGATCCACCAAGCTTTTCCCAACCCTGAATATTGATGCCATGTGATGCTTCTTCACATGAGGGGTCTGCACATTATACAGATAGTTAGGGGAAAATAGAGTAGGGTTGCATAACAAACAGGAAGTgaaccaaaaaaatgaaaacaaaagtaGTTGCACTGGAAAAATTCCATAGGCGCATAACTTGGGGAAGACATACCTTGGTTCATGTAATTCTTGTAAAGTGATGAGCCGGAAACATCAGTCTTCTTTGAGCAGAAATTTCCATTAAAGTCTCCCTGTTTACCCTGCTCCCGCTCCCACTCCCACAAGCCACCCCACTGGGTAGTATACTTTGGATCAGAAGGGTTTTGAGTGTAATCCTTGTGAGAGGAGCTATCCAAGGGAGCAAAATGAGTACTAGACAGCCAATCATAACTAGGCTGACGAGGAACCACCATGGGGGGAACACTCGGAACTGTTGAGGTTAGATAAGAGGGATAATAAGGTTTGGCCTCAACAAAACTAGTTGCAGCAGCATCGAAGGATTGATCGTACTTAAACGTACTGGGTGAAGTGGTGGTAATAGTGTTCAAAGGAGGCAAGTTTGTATTGGATGGTTCAACAGTCTGCAGGCCTGCATATCCATACGCATTCGatggaggaattgaattgagatctGGGGTGGGATTGGCAAAGAAATTAGAAGGGGTAGTGGTCGGGTGAGAAGGAAGCCAATTGTGCAAAGAAGAATTCATGGGGGCAACATAAGGTGGCTCAGTCACATCAAGTGAGCTTGACATGGGTTTTGGCACAGGCCGATCGACAGTAAAAGGTGGCGCTAAAGCCGATAAACTTGAAGGCGATGATGATGAATATGGATAAGATCCTCCAATTCCATAAGGAACAAATCCCGCCATTCTTAGACTTTGgttctaacacacaaattaaagtAAATTGATCAAGACCCGCTAAAATTAACATCAACTAAGAAATACTGAAATAAAAAGGTCAACCAGAGCTAAAATTTCCTAAAACATGAACACTCACgacaaaaatcaaaactttatgaagAACCCATTTGTCAAACACCATAAAGATTATCAAATAACAACGAAATTATTATGATCTTTGAGAATCGTgcgaaaaaaatgaaagaattgGTGATGCTGCTTACAATATGATGACGATCAGAGCATCCGTTTTCAGCAATCGCCCAATTAACTGGGTAAAACAAGGAGGAAATAAAAGCACAAAAGCTGTAAAATTTACAAAACAGTAGTATTCCCttgaatatgtatatatatagttcTCTTGCTTAACTATATCCTACAGCTACATCAATAAGAAAACCCAGATTACAGAATATGGCAAGAACAGCAAAATCATAAACCAATCTGGAAATTATTCAAGAAATCTGAGATTTTGAATCAATTGGGGAGAAATTCATACCAGAGGAGTGACgagtgagggaggagagagagacagagagagaggcaGAGATTGGTGGCAGAGTGTCCTCCGGGTCTTCACCGTCCAAGAGAAGCCAGGAAAAGGAGAATTTTGGGTTCAAAAGTCACTCTCTTTGGTTTTGGCCTTTGATTTACGCTTATCTACAAAGAAACCCCTCTCATTTCGAAGAAATGATTTACCTCCCCCTacttttgacaattaatttCTCTTCCCCTCAACTTGTATTCATCTTGAGTGTATTTTTTCTCACATCCTAAAAGTGAGGTGATGCTCACTCTCTTTGTTTGTTAtcgttaaattaatttgttttaatcGATCTAATATatgaatattaaaatttaaactaattTAACGATAATCAGTAGGGGTGATGCTTACCCCTTACTTTAGGAGGTGGGCAAAAGTATtccctccatttttttttctaaatctgGCTAAAGATTTAACATTAACCTTCTGCGTTTCACATCTTAAGTTTGATTATTCTACTCTCAATATTGTTTGTATAAACAAAGTACAATGTTCAACTTTTATGTTTGCAAATTGTGAATCATAAAAGAAAGATTATGGACTTGTATGTATGAATCTAGGTCTTAAAATTGAAGTAATTCTTTAATGAAGATCCTAATATTGTTTTGTCGACAAATCAATTCATACTTATATTATAATGcatgtatttttctttaattttttttatacaccTTATAAATTTTTGGTTTACTCATATCATAACATGTAAATTAGTAATATCATATAACAAATTTTCATTACGAAGAATATTAATGCATGAGACCCTAGTTTAAACAGTTATAAATAAGGAAAAAACTTAACCGCATGGTTGGTCAAAATACTTTTAAAACCATGAGActcattatattttaattttgcacCAGTTTTATATTTCTCTAGTACGATATGTGAGTTGTCATAATCATGCAATCATTTTCAGTGATAGACTTTATTATCACGAGCAAAGGAGTTGTAAATGAACCAAAAGAGGGTCTGAGAGTGTGAGTTATTGGGTGGGACAACTCTCAGAGAAAATGCAGTGCATCTTCTTCAACCATCTATCATGACTTGTTTCTATCGTTTGTAACTAATTGTCGAGTGAGAAAAAGTTTAAAGATAGCTCAAACTAATTAGCTACAAAACCAAATTTGAACATGTCACAAAATATAATTTGTCTTCTCAAAATTTCAACTCTatttataattatttaattaactaCTGTTTTAGTCAAGTCGTTGGAAAATCTTCAAGATTAAATGTCCACACCGACAGCTTTCtctattattttttatgattcaAACTTGTGAATGGTTAGACCGACCAAGCAAGCAGTCGGAGGCATGGAGTGTTTGTGGTTTTGTTCTTCACATAACATATATACaactagggctggaaaaaaatcccaaaaatcccaaaccaaaccgaaaaattcccgaaaccaaaccgaaaaaatcccaaaccgaaattcccgaaaatttcggtacccaataccgaaccgatcccgaaatttcggtacgggaatcggtctcaagtttttgggattttggtattcccaaaccgaaccgaaaaatatatatatatatattatttaatttttaaatatatatttagatcAACAGAGTCCATAGAAAATGAAGGCTTCAATAGTTGCACATATTTCTATATGAATGATTTAAATCGACAGAGTCTTGCAATTGTAGCATCTACATTTGAATCCAGATTGGCAGTCTTGCAATTGTAGCATCTACATTTAAATTAACATAGTCTTGCAATTGGCACATATTGCAATGGGTTTCTTAGCATATTGCAGCCCAAAAGTGTTAAAATGTtcaattttagcccaaaaacataatattttagtccaaaagcccaaaagcccaaaatcatttcgggattcccgatttgtcccgaaatcccgaaactatttcgggattcccgaaaattgggattcccgaaaatttggtttgggatcggtattgaaattgggattcccgaaatttttggtttgggaatcgggacaagggtttcggtatgggatcccataccgaaccacccctatatacaacaacaacaacaacaaagtcttttcccactaagtggggtcggctatatgaatcctagaacgccattgcactcggttttgtgtcatgtcctccgttagatccaagtactcagtcttttcttagggtctcttccaaagttttcttaggtcttcctctaccccttcggccctgaacctctatcccgtagtcacatcttcgaactgaagcgtcagtaggccttctttgcacatgtccaaaccccttttgtgtacgtgttggtgcttcaccgcccaacattctgtgccatacagcatcgccggccttattgccgtcctataaaattttcccttgagctttagtggcctacgacggtcacccaacacgccggatgcactcttccacttcatccatccaacttgtattc from Malus domestica chromosome 01, GDT2T_hap1 includes:
- the LOC103417888 gene encoding nascent polypeptide-associated complex subunit alpha-like protein 2, translated to MSPAPLVEPEAVAAEEVVSGDQLLKNSNQTKEEEEVVVEDVKDDDKDEDEDDEDDDDDDDDDKEDGGQGGNESSKQSRSEKKSRKAMLKLGMKPVTGVSRVTIKKTKNMLFVISKPDAFKSPNSDTYVIFGEAKIEDLSSQLQTQAAQQFRMPDMSSVMGKPEISGAAAGPQADEEEEEVDETGVEPKDIDLVMTQAGVSRSKAVKALKTHSGDIVSAIMELTT
- the LOC103417889 gene encoding uncharacterized protein, translating into MAGFVPYGIGGSYPYSSSSPSSLSALAPPFTVDRPVPKPMSSSLDVTEPPYVAPMNSSLHNWLPSHPTTTPSNFFANPTPDLNSIPPSNAYGYAGLQTVEPSNTNLPPLNTITTTSPSTFKYDQSFDAAATSFVEAKPYYPSYLTSTVPSVPPMVVPRQPSYDWLSSTHFAPLDSSSHKDYTQNPSDPKYTTQWGGLWEWEREQGKQGDFNGNFCSKKTDVSGSSLYKNYMNQDPSCEEASHGINIQGWEKLGGSVSAEHLGDKSFVAKNSKFIPADFSKSVTGSFSAVPETHPKASSSQFITNTTNCKTPYSVFSEQQQHDASMDDISSTSKSSSAFATRIPAIGTKSSEPEIGLFKRLNFRSDAAETDRDDYYPSSVQESRLLQVSEGNCRFSSSQFDSLLGINDSFFAKRNEELLNNRSLNKSPWDHVFKAKSGLENPHVSPGGFNVSVNTNETVNCFPSSSDNVDPNNPAVDSPCWKGVPGSRFSPFESSEEGVPEQLKKLEDYNGLHFPMPLMFPLKAAEDVSSQKPIKNTVEYHDLGWLEKGVTLPLKRYSVENSAFGEHKLDDTAKTTYNSETSHGRGPQSYRNVLHKSGSGENSFGLFGHSHTMEQGCGGEDGLATEIKKTTLTCGPDFKLNVSDTMEYGSVHVPSHAVENILCSSVEDAPTKLSKSDGEDSMPKVGAQMLVDTMNNLSELLLSNCSYGLVQLKKNDIETIKAVINNLHICISKDGEKLSPTQEMPLFLQNTSQCNGEFTEHNKVVNADRAPLASASKIQDKVVGSVSVKSDKNMAKEDKMTQAIKKILSENFHAEETDPQALLYKDLWLEAEAVLCSINYKARFNRTKIEMDKCKAEKSKDMMKQSMSEVSPDSNPVNPLTPDAHDCPISSLQDLPVLSQEDDVLARFRILRDRIENSNLIGAANGGESSSKVSEPNKGDNIPSEVNGSSSSHGISIQDSPASDTVGITDDYDEASVMARFHIIRDRVEKSKFISSANMEESSSSDVCLEPKIDVIAPNASDFLGPEFNFQDSSMSITTSQSNDCEASVLSRLHILKSRIENYADLHTEGQHLPDPKISAVAPSTSYSLMPEFNIQDSTHSSTTDEGNDCEDSVMSRLQILKSRIDNSYMHSEGQQLPETGGLGYAGMRNPWPFISKTSEGEGSELKEQPILQSHEAGSSEDNMVAAKEFHLFLGGPPTDNQKINRPGNLLPAGWYDSSSSDWEHVMKEEVWGQK